The sequence below is a genomic window from Rhodococcus sp. 4CII.
GGTTCCGATCTGCGAACCGCCCACTGGCATCACACCGGAATCGGCACCGGAGCAATGAGATTCGACCTGAACGGACGTGGACTGAGCTTTCCATCCACGGGACTTGACGTAGTGTGGCCCCCTCTCACTATATGGCAGAGACGGGGGCTTGCGGCAAGACCCCTGACGGGCTGCACAATCTTCGAACCAACAAACAACGGAAGGGTTGCCGTGACGAAACCTTTTGTAGTGCACGAGTCGGGTGCGCTCCTCCACGGCACCAAAGCGGACCTGTCGGTGGGGGATGTGCTGGTGCCCGGGCGCCCGTCGAATTATGCCGAAGGACGCCTCTCGAACCACGTCTATGTAACGCACACCCTGGACGCCGCGGCGTGGGGAGCCGAGTTGGCAACCGGCGACGGCCGGTGTCGCATCTACATCGTGGAACCGGAAGGCGCACTGGAGGACGACCCGAACGTGACCGACAAGAGGTTTCCCGGCAATCCGACCCGCTCCTACCGCACTCGGGAGCCCGTGAGGATAGTCGGCGAGATCACGGACTGGGAGGGGCATTCACCCGAACAGCTTCACGCCATGCGGGACAGCCTGGCGGACCTCGAGCACCGGGGAGTTGCCGTCATCTACGACTAGATCCGGGACGCGCCGATGTGAGTACGGTGACGGATTCTCACCCGTACCATCGTGCACGCCGTACGGTCGCGCGGGCCGCCCCTCGAAATCCCCACCGAGAGTATGCCTGTCATGGCATGTCCTCGAGACCGGTGGGTGAGACATCCACCCGAACATCCGGTCTTGCACATACAACCAATCGGTTGTATGTTCTGGTTGTGTCAGAAACGGAAGAGGACCGGGCCGATGCCCTGTTCCACGCGCTTTCCGATCGAACGAGGCGCGACATCATGCGTCGCGTGCTGGCCGGCGAGCACTCCGTCTCGGCGCTGGCAGCGAAATACGACATGAGTTTCGCTGCCGTGCAGAAGCACGTCGCCGTTCTCCAGAAGTCCGGCTTACTCGTCAAACGACGCAGCGGCCGTGAACAACTCGCCACGGGCGATGTGGAAGCAGTTCGCGCGGTGTCGTCCATGCTGGCCGAGCTGGAACAGGTCTGGCGTGGTCGGATTGCGCGCATCGACGAACTGATCGCAACGCCACCCCAATGAAAGGAATGAACGATGCCCGTTACCAACGTCAGCCATGACGCCGATGCACTGACCCTGACCATCACCGCCGA
It includes:
- the arr gene encoding NAD(+)--rifampin ADP-ribosyltransferase, coding for MTKPFVVHESGALLHGTKADLSVGDVLVPGRPSNYAEGRLSNHVYVTHTLDAAAWGAELATGDGRCRIYIVEPEGALEDDPNVTDKRFPGNPTRSYRTREPVRIVGEITDWEGHSPEQLHAMRDSLADLEHRGVAVIYD
- a CDS encoding helix-turn-helix transcriptional regulator, which produces MSETEEDRADALFHALSDRTRRDIMRRVLAGEHSVSALAAKYDMSFAAVQKHVAVLQKSGLLVKRRSGREQLATGDVEAVRAVSSMLAELEQVWRGRIARIDELIATPPQ